One Nomascus leucogenys isolate Asia chromosome 22a, Asia_NLE_v1, whole genome shotgun sequence DNA segment encodes these proteins:
- the C22AH14orf119 gene encoding uncharacterized protein C14orf119 homolog — MPLESASSMPLSFPSLLPSVPHNTNPSPPLMSYITSQEMKCILHWFANWSGPQRERFLEDLVAKAVPEKLQPLLDSLEQLSVSGADRPPSIFECQLHLWDQWFRGWAEQERNEFVRQLEFSEPDFVAKFYQAVAATAGKD, encoded by the coding sequence ATGCCACTGGAGTCAGCCTCTTCAATGCCACTGTCCTTCCCATCCCTCTTACCCTCAGTACCACACAATACTAACCCTTCCCCTCCTCTGATGTCTTACATCACCTCCCAGGAGATGAAGTGTATTCTTCACTGGTTTGCCAATTGGTCAGGTCCCCAGCGTGAACGTTTCCTAGAGGACCTGGTAGCTAAGGCAGTGCCAGAAAAATTACAGCCACTGCTGGATAGTCTGGAGCAGCTTAGTGTGTCTGGGGCAGACCGACCACCTTCTATCTTTGAGTGCCAGCTACATCTTTGGGATCAGTGGTTTCGAGGCTGGGCTGAGCAGGAGCGCAATGAATTTGTCAGACAGCTGGAGTTCAGTGAGCCAGACTTCGTGGCAAAGTTTTACCAAGCAGTGGCTGCTACAGCTGGTAAGGACTGA